Part of the Debaryomyces hansenii CBS767 chromosome C complete sequence genome is shown below.
ACCAAAATTACCGTGATCCAATAAGCGTTGTAACTTATGACACTCCCATAAGTAGCACTATTGGTCCAACCTAACACTGCAGTAAGGACCATCCAAAGAGGACCGTCATCCTGTAGCTCGCCGTTACAACAGTTTACATGCCATATACTTTTGGATATATCATATGAGCCTGGTCTATGGCCCGTTTCACTCACATCAAATCCATCGCATAAATCGATAAATCTTTGCAATTCAAAATTCCATACACCCTTAGAGAATAATCCCGCCGCAACTAAATATAAGAACCCAGTGGATGCGATCAAAAACCACTGCAAGGATAATGTGTTTCCCAGGCGGTAGAGTAAACCACCGATTAGCAAACCAAGACTTAACGCTGTTAccaatgaattaaaaatagcccaaattgaagtatttTCGTTGATCCCAATACCTCCGATGAAAACTATAGCCTCCATTCCTTCTCTTAGCGTGGTCACAAAGGGCAAAATAAACATGGCGTACTTTtcagaaaaattagaaaccTTTCCTGATAATTCAGAATTATCACTTGGTTGTCTCATTATATTCCCAATATAATTAGACTGGTTAATCAATGTTGACAACTTATTTTTCCATTTATCTTGCATTTTACTTACtctcaatatttttataccCATTACTGATATAATGATACTAGCTAGTATGGAAAACGTGCCTTCCCAGTAATGCTCTGTTACTGACCAAAAATCTTTGCCTATTATGTAAAATATTGCCAAGATTATCGATCCAATTATTAAACAACACGTAACTCCTAATAACCCACCGATCCATATCTGGAGCCTCAAGTAATTGTATATCGACGAGTTGTCTACAGCAACGCTAGTATGCTGATCATCTGAGATCTCTGAATGACCGGTCTCGTGTAATACTTCTGATGTTTCATCACCATCAACAATATGATTCTTATTCAACGTGTTATGGTTAGAATTTAAAagattattggaattaaaaCTCTGTTTAATGAATGCTAATAATACTGATATAATAATTGCCAGTTCTAGTGTTTCTCGCAACACAATAAGAAATACTTGTACCGAGAAGTAGTTGTCTAACGTCCTCATCCCAGTCGGATTTTTTGATGACTTgtaatcaaatttaattaataattttttatccttttatatatatatatttgaattagTAATTAATTAAGCCTTGTATGGCTTTGAATGATACATTGATCTATTTAAGGTTTTATCTGATTAATCAGATTACTTTTCGCGACCAATAATCGCCGTATCTGGTTCCGAAATCGGCTCGTATTCTCATGaacataataatactaTTTATTGGTGATAGAATTCATTTGCGTATGGGTTAAGGTGGGGGAGTATTCAACTATATTTTGTTTCGAACTGCTTCTTCTCATGTTGTAGTTTCCTATTTTCGGGTGACCTTGTGAACGTATCCCAGTCTAGAAACGAATCTAACTGCTTACTATCCTTGACGTCTTCGTCAAAATCCGTTAAATCACTTTCATTCTGCTCGTCAGGAAGGAGTTTACGTTTCTTAAATTGGTCAGAAACATTTCTTGAAGATGACTGCGGATTCGGTTTGGGTCTTTGTTTCCTTGAGTTTGTCATGAATATACCAGCAGATGCCTTGGCATTTGGGCGATTTTTTTGATGAGTAGGATTAGATAAGGTACCACCGACATTTGATGCAGACGAATTAGACGAgatattattggaatttgTCGTAGAAGGCTTTCGAGATATATGACCTTCTCTTCTCGGAGACCTATCTCTCAAACTCTGGTACGAGGTTATCGGCTCACTTGATTCTTTTTGAGGAGCATTGGCGCCGGGCTTATCATCCCTTTTTTTAGGTATATATGTATCAGTATGCATTTGTTGAGGTACGTGTGCTTCttgttgatgttgattATAAAACTTTGGTTGTTTTGGTAATGCTAAAGGGAAGCTACCATTTCGGTTTCTAGGATagttatttgaattattgtaTTCACCTGGGCCTTTTGGAAAGTGTGCTTTGGGAATTTTGTTGGCTTCGtgaatattattcttcttttctcttAGTAATTTAAACCTCTCTTTATCTATCTCATGACATTCTTCGAACTTTGGTAATTCTTGTGGTTTCATTGGCAATGGttcatttttgaaatagTTATGATTCAATGCATCCAATGCATTGAATCTTTTATATGGATCAAGAGTTAACAAGCCAGATAACAAATTAATTCCATCAGGATTCATTAAAGGTGCAAATTTTGATTCTAAGCTTCTTTGGCACGTTAAAccaatatttaaatcatgTTTATTTGGTAAACTTGTAGCTTCTGACCAGCTTATAGAATTTGGAGGTCCAACCAAGTCGAATATAAGTTGCGCTTGATGTGAATCGGTCTTACCAACAAGTATTGGTTTCCGCGTAAATAATTCACCAAAAACACACCCAATACCCCACATATCAACTGCAGTAGTATACCTTCTCTCTCCTAACAATAATTCCGGAGGCCTGTACCACCTCGTTACAACAAGCCCAGTATAAGCTCTCTCACCACCACCAGGTCCACTCATGAATTTTGGAGGGGACCCATGATATACTCTTGCCAAACCAAAATCAGCAATCTTTAATGTTCCATTACGGTCAATGAGAATATTTGCTGCCTTTATATCTCTGTGTAAAAACATTTGCTCATGAATGTACTGAATACCATGCAATAATTGTTCCATAAAACATTTAATATGAGATACTTCAAGATTTATATTGGGATTCTCCAATAAGCCAACTAAATCAGAGCACATATAAGGAGAAACCGTGTAAAAACAACCACGCTGATGAAGTATATCCTGGGGGTTTGAAATTTTCGGCTCTTCATATATCATatctattattttcaaaatattcttgtgatttaatttcttcaaaatggTAATTTCTCTCATAGCCGTTATTGGAAATCCCTCTTTTGCTGAATGGTTTATTAACTGTTTCAATGCAACTAGTTCCTTCgttttaatatttctggCTTTTTGAACTACCCCAAATGTCCCTTGGCCCAActtttgaatgatttcatAATTACGCAATTTGCTCATATCACGAAACCTATTCATGGGTTGCAACTTAATCGAGCaagattttgttgattgGTCATTCGGTATTACTGATTCACTAGGTTCAGGACACTCCATACTTCCAACGATTATGCTCTGGAGATATTGCTAAgaataattgaattagaCAATTTAAGATGCTCTTTCATATTTGAACGATGCCACGACTGagattgcaaaaaaaaattcaggttaaatgaattactattattattaatattgaaacatCTATATGAATGAATACTATATGACTAGTCtgaataaagaattaaaagCTTTT
Proteins encoded:
- a CDS encoding DEHA2C06358p (similar to uniprot|P23293 Saccharomyces cerevisiae YPR161c SGV1 ser/thr protein kinase), producing the protein MECPEPSESVIPNDQSTKSCSIKLQPMNRFRDMSKLRNYEIIQKLGQGTFGVVQKARNIKTKELVALKQLINHSAKEGFPITAMREITILKKLNHKNILKIIDMIYEEPKISNPQDILHQRGCFYTVSPYMCSDLVGLLENPNINLEVSHIKCFMEQLLHGIQYIHEQMFLHRDIKAANILIDRNGTLKIADFGLARVYHGSPPKFMSGPGGGERAYTGLVVTRWYRPPELLLGERRYTTAVDMWGIGCVFGELFTRKPILVGKTDSHQAQLIFDLVGPPNSISWSEATSLPNKHDLNIGLTCQRSLESKFAPLMNPDGINLLSGLLTLDPYKRFNALDALNHNYFKNEPLPMKPQELPKFEECHEIDKERFKLLREKKNNIHEANKIPKAHFPKGPGEYNNSNNYPRNRNGSFPLALPKQPKFYNQHQQEAHVPQQMHTDTYIPKKRDDKPGANAPQKESSEPITSYQSLRDRSPRREGHISRKPSTTNSNNISSNSSASNVGGTLSNPTHQKNRPNAKASAGIFMTNSRKQRPKPNPQSSSRNVSDQFKKRKLLPDEQNESDLTDFDEDVKDSKQLDSFLDWDTFTRSPENRKLQHEKKQFETKYS
- a CDS encoding DEHA2C06336p (similar to uniprot|P38310 Saccharomyces cerevisiae YBR207w FTH1 Putative high affinity iron transporter), translating into MRTLDNYFSVQVFLIVLRETLESAIIISVLLAFIKQSFNSNNLLNSNHNTLNKNHIVDGDETSEVLHETGHSEISDDQHTSVAVDNSSIYNYLRLQIWIGGLLGVTCCLIIGSIILAIFYIIGKDFWSVTEHYWEGTFSILASIIISVMGIKILRVSKMQDKWKNKLSTLINQSNYIGNIMRQPSDNSELSGKVSNFSEKYAMFILPFVTTLREGMEAIVFIGGIGINENTSIWAIFNSLVTALSLGLLIGGLLYRSGNTLSLQWFLIASTGFLYLVAAGLFSKGVWNFELQRFIDLCDGFDVSETGHRPGSYDISKSIWHVNCCNGELQDDGPLWMVLTAVLGWTNSATYGSVISYNAYWITVILVFASLLFEEKHGRLPVIPLTWQKKRIAKRSSSHYAPVSSIDTSAIPRESIDSVNSKTPLNS